The following are encoded in a window of Staphylospora marina genomic DNA:
- a CDS encoding 3'-5' exonuclease, with the protein MWVDNHDEAYNWAKRKRFEINPRTGTFQIWTHAEVKESPDWREPGVFERYTREQLLELGVPEDVLPVVYNIRNEDELHDQVEKIPNDVFLYLLWLLQGEPIEDVLEVAKEERSVEAREERERSAFLNALIRSGSEITVISSDLELEEMMRHPLETWRLFLHPSQKKLIEADHSGPVRVLGGAGTGKTVVALHRARKLVRDLLRPGEKLLVTAFNLNLAEIIRDQLASMCTEEEMNRIDVIPIDQLARNIAETHAGIRIHCMMGNEEREALWKQAGDALGLEADEISFIRAEYERFILPEYIEDKETYLRVMRKGRKKKLTQEQREKVWDVVQFVESQKKEKGWYDYPDILRIARRWAEAHPGTVTYRAAVIDEAQDFTEDAFCLIRALVPKNRNDLFIVGDPLQRLYNRPVVLSRCGIDVRGQRSKRLRINYRTTEQIRKLAVQVLVETGYDDLDGGVHTADDFSLMSGAEPVCLSFAEQEQEKEFIVRCIRELQNQGVKLNEMVMLARISKRLNKYREALEEAGIPCQQLTTRSHLGDEGVHFGTMHRSKGLEFRVVFLVGVNEGDVPFTYVLNKALDDEESEELLKKERSLLYVASSRAREKLFITSHGRPSPWFRFKSAEKEH; encoded by the coding sequence GTGTGGGTCGACAATCATGATGAAGCCTATAACTGGGCGAAGCGGAAGCGGTTTGAAATCAACCCGCGGACCGGGACCTTTCAGATCTGGACGCATGCAGAGGTAAAGGAATCTCCCGATTGGCGGGAGCCTGGGGTGTTTGAACGGTACACCCGCGAACAGCTGTTGGAACTGGGGGTTCCGGAAGACGTGCTTCCCGTGGTGTACAACATCCGCAATGAAGACGAATTGCACGATCAAGTGGAGAAAATCCCCAACGATGTGTTTTTGTATCTTCTCTGGCTTTTGCAGGGGGAACCGATTGAAGACGTGTTGGAAGTGGCGAAGGAAGAGCGGTCGGTCGAGGCGCGGGAGGAAAGGGAGCGTTCGGCCTTCTTGAATGCCTTGATCCGCTCCGGCAGTGAGATCACCGTCATTTCTTCCGATCTGGAGCTGGAAGAAATGATGCGTCATCCGCTGGAAACATGGCGGCTGTTCCTGCACCCTAGCCAGAAGAAACTGATTGAAGCCGACCACAGCGGTCCCGTTCGCGTGTTGGGAGGAGCGGGTACCGGCAAAACGGTGGTGGCCTTGCATCGGGCGCGAAAATTGGTCAGGGATTTGCTGCGTCCGGGTGAAAAGTTGCTGGTCACCGCTTTCAATCTGAACTTGGCGGAAATCATCCGGGACCAGCTTGCCTCCATGTGCACGGAGGAAGAAATGAACCGGATCGACGTGATCCCCATCGACCAGCTGGCCAGAAACATCGCGGAAACACATGCAGGAATCCGGATTCACTGCATGATGGGGAATGAAGAGCGGGAAGCCTTGTGGAAGCAGGCCGGGGATGCCTTGGGGCTGGAAGCGGATGAGATTTCATTCATCCGTGCGGAATATGAGCGGTTCATTCTGCCGGAATACATCGAAGACAAAGAAACCTATCTCCGGGTCATGCGAAAAGGCCGGAAGAAAAAGCTGACGCAGGAGCAGCGGGAAAAAGTGTGGGATGTCGTACAATTCGTGGAATCGCAAAAAAAGGAGAAGGGTTGGTACGATTATCCGGACATTCTCCGGATCGCCCGGCGCTGGGCGGAAGCCCATCCGGGAACGGTGACATACCGGGCGGCGGTGATCGATGAGGCCCAAGACTTTACCGAGGATGCGTTTTGCCTGATCCGGGCGCTGGTTCCAAAGAATCGGAATGATCTGTTCATCGTCGGTGATCCGCTTCAACGGTTGTACAACCGTCCGGTGGTGCTGTCCCGGTGCGGCATCGACGTTCGGGGCCAGCGTTCGAAGCGGCTGCGCATCAATTACCGGACGACGGAACAGATTCGCAAGCTGGCGGTTCAGGTGTTGGTGGAAACCGGCTATGATGATCTCGACGGCGGCGTCCACACGGCGGACGATTTCTCCCTGATGTCCGGGGCGGAACCGGTATGCCTCTCCTTTGCCGAACAGGAGCAAGAGAAGGAATTCATCGTGCGCTGCATCCGGGAGCTGCAAAATCAAGGCGTGAAATTGAACGAGATGGTGATGTTGGCACGCATCTCCAAACGGTTGAACAAATACCGGGAAGCGCTGGAAGAAGCGGGGATCCCCTGCCAACAGTTGACCACCCGCTCCCATCTGGGGGATGAAGGCGTGCACTTCGGAACCATGCATCGCAGCAAGGGGCTGGAATTCCGGGTGGTGTTTCTCGTGGGGGTGAACGAGGGAGACGTGCCGTTCACGTACGTGCTGAACAAAGCGCTGGACGATGAAGAATCGGAGGAGTTGCTGAAAAAAGAGCGCTCTCTGCTGTATGTCGCCAGTTCCCGGGCAAGGGAAAAACTGTTCATCACGTCCCATGGACGGCCGTCCCCCTGGTTCCGGTTCAAGAGCGCGGAAAAAGAGCATTGA